The following proteins are encoded in a genomic region of Sesamum indicum cultivar Zhongzhi No. 13 linkage group LG8, S_indicum_v1.0, whole genome shotgun sequence:
- the LOC105167726 gene encoding cysteine-rich repeat secretory protein 60 gives MAKNACQLLLPFSLQFFFFIFASSSPDAFLYGGCSQIKYTPDSPYQSNLNSLLTSLVNSATYSSYNKYTIMGSSPQDVVYGLYQCRGDLSMPDCATCVAQAVTRLGPLCPQTCGGAVQLDGCFVKYDNASFIGVEDKTVAMKKCGPSDGYNSDEMGRRDAVLAALNGAGGAYRVGASEDVNGVAQCVGDLSMGQCQDCLTEAIRRLKVECGGAVFGDMFLAKCYARYSVSGAQNYARSSNHDSSHSESEKTFAIVVGLLAGVALVIIFLTFIGRLFGRNGK, from the exons ATGGCGAAAAATGCATGTCAACTTCTTCTACCTTTCTCCCTTcagttcttcttcttcatttttgcaAGCTCATCGCCGGACGCGTTCCTCTACGGCGGCTGCTCACAGATTAAGTATACTCCCGACTCCCCCTACCAATCAAACCTCAACTCCCTCCTCACTTCTCTCGTCAACTCAGCCACGTACTCTTCCTACAACAAGTACACAATCATGGGCTCCAGTCCGCAAGACGTGGTCTACGGGCTTTATCAATGCCGAGGCGACTTGTCCATGCCCGACTGCGCCACCTGCGTGGCCCAGGCGGTGACCCGGCTCGGCCCGCTCTGCCCACAGACATGCGGCGGCGCCGTACAGCTGGATGGCTGCTTCGTGAAGTACGACAACGCTTCATTCATAGGGGTGGAGGATAAGACGGTGGCCATGAAGAAATGCGGGCCGTCGGATGGTTATAATAGTGATGAGATGGGCCGTCGGGATGCGGTGCTGGCGGCTCTGAATGGGGCGGGCGGGGCGTACCGGGTCGGAGCGTCCGAGGATGTGAACGGGGTGGCGCAGTGCGTGGGGGACTTGAGTATGGGGCAATGTCAGGACTGTTTGACGGAGGCAATACGGCGGTTGAAGGTGGAGTGCGGCGGCGCTGTGTTTGGGGACATGTTCTTGGCCAAGTGTTACGCGAGGTACTCGGTTAGTGGGGCCCAGAATTATGCAAGATCATCCAATCATG ATTCCTCTCATAGTGAGTCAGAGAAGACATTCGCTATCGTCGTTGGACTGCTAGCTGGGGTTGCTTTGGTCATCATTTTCCTCACTTTTATCGGCAGATTATTCGGGAGAAACG GGAAATAA
- the LOC105167727 gene encoding protein LURP-one-related 15-like produces MEFSTTEAENQTSVISPSFCVPSHVHLTIVRKLLAVTDGNFVVTDENGNVMFKVIDKLFSVHDRHVLLDAAGTPIATFRKKALSAHKRWQVFRGDSSASADLLFSAKKSSLVQLKTELDVFLSGNEDERSRDFKVVGSWLERSCVIYDKDSTPIATTQKKWNFGSVVLGKDRFDVVVYPQVDYAFVVALVVILYEINKDKDD; encoded by the exons ATGGAGTTCTCCACAACCGAAGCCGAAAATCAGACATCCGTAATCAGTCCAAGTTTCTGCGTCCCATCACACGTCCATCTAACGATCGTGAGGAAACTCCTAGCCGTCACAGATGGCAACTTTGTTGTCACAGATGAAAACGGCAACGTTATGTTCAAAGTCATCGACAAACTCTTCAGCGTTCATGATCGCCACGTCCTCCTCGACGCTGCAGGCACTCCCATCGCCACTTTCAGGAAAAAG GCACTCAGTGCACACAAAAGGTGGCAGGTTTTCAGGGGAGATAGCTCAGCCTCCGCTGATCTGCTCTTCAGTGCTAAGAAATCTTCACTTGTCCAGCTCAAGACTGAACTGGATGTATTTTTGTCGGGAAACGAGGATGAACGTTCGCGTGACTTTAAGGTTGTCGGAAGCTGGTTAGAGAGGTCATGCGTCATCTACGACAAGGATTCAACGCCCATCGCCACG ACGCAGAAGAAATGGAATTTTGGCAGCGTTGTCCTTGGGAAGGACCGTTTTGATGTGGTTGTTTATCCACAGGTTGATTATGCTTTCGTAGTTGCCCTTGTTGTAATACTTTACGAGATCAACAAGGACAAGGACGATTAA
- the LOC105167728 gene encoding nudix hydrolase 18, mitochondrial-like: protein MELKNMVTLVSRTGRHLQRYNFHGHRQVVGCIPYRYKSNLGTSPMVDEEEIEVLVITSQRKGKGMLFPKGGWEKDESIEDAALRETVEEAGVVGDVEHKLGKWNFKSKNNDTCYEGHMFPLLVKEQLEFWPEKDVRQRLWVSVREARKMCQYWWMKEALELLVSRLTAQANVDQGRKSNL, encoded by the exons aTGGAACTCAAGAACATGGTCACTCTCGTTTCTCGTACTGGAAGACATTTGCAGCGCTACAATTTCCATGGCCACCGTCAAGTTGTCgg ATGTATTCCTTACAGATATAAGAGCAACCTTGGAACGTCGCCTATGGTGGACGAGGAAGAAATAGAAGTTCTCGTCATCACTTCACAGAGGAAAGGAAAAGGGATGTTGTTTCCAaag GGGGGTTGGGAGAAAGACGAGTCCATCGAAGATGCAGCACTGCGCGAAACGGTGGAGGAGGCCGGTGTTGTAGGTGATGTCGAG CATAAATTGGGAAAATGGAATTTCAAGAGCAAAAACAACGACACATGCTACGAGGGTCACATGTTTCCGTTGCTGGTTAAGGAGCAACTTGAGTTCTGGCCTGAGAAAGACGTTCGACAAAGACTATGG GTGAGTGTAAGAGAAGCTAGGAAAATGTGTCAGTACTGGTGGATGAAGGAGGCCTTAGAATTACTCGTGAGCCGTCTCACCGCCCAAGCTAACGTCGACCAGGGCAGGAAATCTAACTTGTAG